The segment GTATAGTTGCCGGAACTTAGATGGAATTGTGTTGTCACGAGTGAAGCAGAAGCGGAGCATTCTTCGGTATAGTCATGCTGccaatttatttttgtaagaaaattctaTCATTTCTTTTTGTTCCAGATTGCCCATGATATGCAGTTGCAAAGCTGGGAGAAATTGTTCATTTGAGGATCATCGTAGTGTCCAGTACTATAGATATCTTATTGAATGTATCCAATCCACCGCCCTCTATAGAGGCTTCTAATTTTCCTCCAGACTGGGCCTGAAAATGGACAAAGTAACAAACTATGGTTCCAAGTGACCATGCTAGAGTTGTAAAGAGGGCAACAGAATACAACTTTCGATTTAAAATAAGCCATATAAAAACTCAGAAATCATTGGATgcacaaaatttcagaaatttATAGAAGAGTTGACAGGAAATATCACTGAAgaagaatgagtttactaaaagAACTTGAAGAGGACCATGTTTCAAACAGCTTCACGAGTCGCATTGTTGGATAAAAATTGGTTAAAAAAGTTGGTTATAGCCCTTTAAATGCCAGTCTCAGACTAAAAAGCGATCCAACTTGCCAAGTGATTGGAGCACATCAGTGAACCAATCTCAAACTTATatctagtacaggaattgatctTGATTGCACTTGCAATTGCAATATCTTTAGCCACAAGTAAGATTAGAAATAAGTCGAGTGAGATTGCACTTGGGGCTTGGCTTCTTACAAAGGAGGTGGTATGTTTAAACTGAAGCTAAATCATAGTAAGTGCATGGAAGGTGTAGAAATCTCTTTGAAATcaaaagaaggaaagagaaggtAAGTAAagtgttggaaaaaaaaaaaaaaaacaaaaaaaacaaaactcCATCCTCTTGAGCCAATCCCGAGCTAGGTTTATTTCTTAGGTGTCCATAGAGTGATACCTTGGCTCGTTTAAGAGCCAGCATGGAGGGTCCGGGTTGTGCATCTTTGGGACGAAATAATGATTGCTCTTCTTTTCGCGACATCAACCGTTACATCACTCTCAACACAGCTTTCAAAGCATTACAAAATCTCTCTTTCGTCcgatgcaccgatctcaaatcgATAATTACgcgatccaacggtggattcgtGCGAAGAAAGGTAAATCGCTTTTTTccgtgaaagatacaacccgcGTCGGGTTGAGTTAACCTGAACCGCCCTAACCCCAACTCGAGTTTTTGTCCATTtatggagaaattattgcatgcaccaggtccaAATGAATCGGGGCAAATTTCGAAGCATATGCACGGGATAGCGCACAATCGGGAATTTGTGACATACAGTGGTAACGTGGCGTGTTGTCCGCCGTGGGATTTGGcgcggtccaattgcacctggtgcatgcaatacttGGACCCATTTATGCCACCCAGATATCTCTTCCGTCTCGCCCCGGCCACCGCGACCCACCAGCTACCCTAccctcctccgccgcctcgatccCAATCCACCTTTTCCTGCTATTCTCTGTGGAGTGTGCTTCGATCTCCTCGAAACCCTAGCGTTCTTGATCTCGAGAtctctgatttctcttccttttcttcgtTTGATCGATctcgacctcctcctcctccagttgCAGAGGGAGATCTCGGTGTCGGCGATGGGCCCGGCTGGCTCCTGGTGATGTGATGTCTCTTTCTTGGATCTTTCTTGGCCAGTTAGATTCGATCGAAACTATGGTAACCTCTCCGCCTTCCTTTCTTTACTGCTGTTTCCGATTCAGTTTGATGATTTAGGGTTTTTGGGATCTAATAAGGCTTGTTGAGACGCTTCTCAACTCTTCTATTTGATAAGTTTTGATTTGGTTTCTTACCTCAATTTGGGAAATGTTGGAGTACGATTGGATTTGTTAGGGCTTTGTTTCTATTTTTCCGTAAATATGGGAGATTTGGGAAACTTATGCCCTTTTTTTATGTCGATTCTTTTCCCACATGGTGCAGTCGACGTCGAAAAAGGTGATTACGAGGGGGGAGTGGGAAAGAAAACTCAAAGACGTGAAGATTAGGAAGGAGGACATGAACAAACTGGTGATGAACTTTCTTGTCACAGAAGGTTATGTCGAGGCTGCAGAGAAGTTCCGAATTGAATCTGGGACCGAACGTATCCTTTGATTCTTTTGATCTGATCGGAGACCTGATGATGCATTTCGTTTAGTGGCGAATCTTGATgtcatatttattatatttaatgtcATTCCTTATTGGTGATTAGCAGACATAGATCTTGCAACAATAACCGATCGCATGGCTGTGAAGAAGGCTGTGCAGTCTGGCAATGTGAAGGATGCAATTGAGAAAGTCAATGATTTGAACCCTATGGTATCTTTCTTTTCTTGCTGACAAGTTGCATTTGTTACGTCTATCCACATTTCCTTTAGTGTGCCTTAGATGTACCAAACAGTATATATTACATAATAtgcatattattaatttatatatttgtcACACACACGCGTGCGCACGcacgcatgcatgcatgcacatgcATAAATAGATGCACATGTCTCCCAATCTACCTTGTACAGTTGGGTTCTTTAGGCTTAGTCAAGACTTACTTTCAATGCTTTTAGCTTGTTGGTCGAGATCCATTGCTTGCGAGTGGGGTTGTGTACCCTCTATCACCTTTAACCAACAAGTAAAAATCATGGAGGCTAAGCTCTGTCTTGGAAGCTGATCATAAACGAGAAGCAATCTATCGAGGATTATATTAtgatatgcaactaaattagaaaaagaatcaAGTCTGATAATTTAGAACTATTAAACTATCCTAAATGATTCAATGTGCCTAGCTGGACTTAGGCCTTGAGATCTACAAGACTTTTTGTACTCGTCGTTagtttttcttagcaatcttgtCACTTGTAAACATTTATGTTTTGGTTCATGCAATGATTTCAATTGTGCAACTAGTTTACCTATGGGACTACCAATCCTGGCTTGTTAGGgcaacttgttttaatttagcaatacTATTTGTGCAGGTCTCCAACCCATAATATGAAGCTTGAGATAACTTAGGgaaaatagttttaatccttcCCCTTTTTTTGGCTTTAAGAATTTATCTTATAAGatgcaatataatatataataattaaaatcattttttttgttcATTATAGAAATTCCAATGCTAGCTTTTGTTTCTTCAACATCTTTAACCTCATGTTGTGTTGCAAATTAGTTTTCAACTTAACCATTGTGATGTGATATTCTGTGATTAAGAAAAATGTGCTACCAATATTACGTTCATTTGTTATTTTGATCTTGTATGGGCATGACACATGATAAACACAATATAATTTGTTGGTGAGACATATGAATAGAAGTGAAAAAAGAAAAACCCATTTCCATAACAAGTTAATCCATGTGCTAAATTTTTGAATTCCCTAGTTGCATTTGTTAAAGCGAATTCCGAGATGCATTCTGTTTCAATTCATGTTCCTACTTTGAATACATGTTCAATGTGGAAAGAGGAGGTAGTTTGAAGATATCTTTACTAGAGCATCAAGAAACCATAAATAACTAACTGGACTTGAGGCAGTATAATTTGTGATGATAAAGAGCTTTACTTGATCATTGTAACAACACATAATGCAGGTTTCTTTATATCTTTCTTTTCAGTTTGAAGTGAGATAAAAAATTTTCCTTGCCCATTGCTGCATGTTGAAGATGCTGTAGATAAAGCACACCATGAACAAGGACTTAGCTTGCTTGCTCACTAGGGAAGCCTGTGGGGTAACCATTACGATGTGATATTTCCATATACGACCAAATTATGCACCAAATTTTCTCATTTGGGGTGTGCACGTGATTGGCTCCCATCATGCGAACCCTTCTGGAGAATATTTAGATCTATAGGAATGGGGGTTCACCCCTTTTTGGTTGAAGATCATGAAATGGCTGTATATATTGGAAGGGGAGTGATAGTGGTGGTGCTTTTGATGCTGGGACTTATTGGCCACCTCTAGCGTAAGATGGATATGTGCATGGGCTTTAGATGGGGAAGTTAGCTATGTGGAAAGGACAAAAAGTAAAGAAACACGTTTTAGTGaagtagaggaggaggagaattcTCGCCTAGCCCTGGAGGTTAAATTATGAGAAGTGATCTTTAGGACATTTGTCTAAAACTTTACTATCGAGCATATACCATAGGTGTTCTTTCTCCTTGTAAGTTTCTATAAGTCCCTATGTTAGACTGTTTATCCATGGTAGTTAATACATCTTGTAGGTTTATGAAATGGAAATGGACATTGCAGGGTCTTGTCCTACACACAGGCTTGTGATGCATGATTAAGGTACTTTTGTAATAAGAATTGTAGATGGTGTTGTAAAATCCTTGTTCAAAAAGCAGTTTGATGCTCAAATTCTTAATGAAGCTGAATCTTATTGGGAAGCAAGGAATTTGCAGTAACATGACAAACACAGGCCTAGCATTCTTTTGGGATTGAATGGGGAAGAATTATAGTGAAAGGGCCGGGATAATCAATATTTTTATGCTACGAAAGTCAATTCTATAGGTTGTCTGTTGTTCAGTGTTGTGGTTGCATGTTGGGATGACCCATGTGTAGCTGGATGTCAAGGCCTTGTTCAGTTGTTTGGATGCTGGTTGGTCTTATGGTTACCTGGATGGCTATCAATTTAACTAACCAAATAAGAGTCTAATGCCATCATAACTTTAATTGGTCAACCCCTCAGAAAATATGCGAACTTGGTTAACTTTATTTTGTGGGGGGAGGGTGAAATAAAGATAGCAACTGGAGCTCTCGCTCTTCCCTCTCTTACTTTTTCATCTTTTTCACAACTTATCCAACTAACCTCGGGAATGTCAACCAAATAGCGGATATCTTTAACCAATGTTAATTGATAGGGGGTTGGTTGCTAATGGTTAAATCTATCCATCCCCTAGGTTAGCAATCTGGCAACCAAATACAAGTGATCGTAACAAagcaatgcaaaaaaaaaattaaccggAGGCTTAAGCATAATAAATACTAGCTTAGAACCCCATGCGATGCACggcatgtatttattttttttaaataatatttttataaattaaaaatttaatataatataaaagatatcatGGATGATATCAAATGTTCtaaatgaaaatataaatatttaaaaatattaaaaaaatataatattcaaaatatattttattttatttaactattctattctatttattttatatatattttaaatccatGTCAATTTTGAGACATAAAAAGGTTATGTTTCCTAAGGTTATGTTTTTCAAGTCATCTGCCGTAACATTTATCAGGGTACTCCCATCTTCAGCAGAAAGGCAAGGCATGGAACAGGTTGTGTAAGTgtgtgcttaaaattttttcacccACATGGAATGTCTTCGTTGAGGAATAATCACTATTAATAATTAACTTGGATATTTGAAGTTTGAAAATTCTTAAATTTATCAGAGGAAGATAAATTTGTCATTTGTTTCCTATCTCAATAAGGACTCAATtcactaaaattttatatttttatttgataaaagtgCTTGATTGTGCTGGATACTGAGGATTTCTTGTTATGGTTTTTTAACTTCTTTTGTTCAGATTTTTCCTTTGGTTGGATCCTCTCAAGGTTTCTTTGTAATATATTATATGATTTTCTTTTGGTTTAGTTGGATCTAATGTCTATTGTtgcaaaaagaatttttttttagtttcttttggtCGAATTTGACCTTAAATGAAGTGTAGTGAGGTTGTTTGCTTATGTTATACAGATTTCTTAGATTTGCTTCGtcgttttaatttattttttatcattaagtatttcTTTAAATTgtttttttgataattaatgatttttttttttatgagtttTTGTTGTATGGGAAAAAAAAGGTGgttccttatttttttctttgttgatttttgtttgatttcttTAGAAACATAGGATCAACCGTAGGGAGAGCTGAAAAGTAATTAACAGGGATAACTTTCCGAGTGATGGAATAGTATTATACCACAGAACATCCACTTGCTCGCGTGGTATAATTACAGTCCTCGATGCGTATACGGCAATCGCACCGGAGATCTGGTGAACCTCACGTCACATTATGTAGGTGGGTCCAATGCGTTTCCAAGTTCCAACACACTACGGTGCATTTCTCCCTTCCGCATGGTAAAGTAATGGCAGCGGTCACGCGCtttttttttgttccttttttGAGTACGCGATAACATGGTTTATTACCATATCGAACACGTCATCACAGTCGTCCACCCACCGATCAATGGCTCTCTTCGAAGCCCAAGAAATCGTTACGTCGTTCGCGTCCTCTCCTGGTCCAACCAAACTTTCTATTCAGGCCAGATGTCGACGGAACCAAGTCAAACTCTCCAATCCACTCTGATGTTCGCCCAAAATACAAAATTTTATCCCTATATTGCTGCCACGTGGCGGATGGAGGCTTCTCTATTGAGAGGTCtccgtttatatatatatatatatgtatatatatatatatgtatatatatatatgtatatatatatatgtatatatatatatgtatattagataTGAAATAGTAGGTTCAAACAAAAGGGGATAAATTGAGTTAATACCATATGAAAGTCAACACTCGTCTGGTTCTTGTTCCAAAACTTCATCCTCAATAGGATCCGCATCACGATAATATGAATCTAATGCTTTGGTTACAAAATCATATAAATTGTATAAACTCTTTATTTATAATGTTTAATTTAGGAAACCAATTAAAGGGCAAATATTTTTGAGAAACCTACATGGGAAAGTCTAGGGTTTCACAAACATTGATTCATGAGACTTCTTCTCTTTCGATTTTGTTATAGCTTATTATTCATTTTGTATGAAGTTGGGCCGTATTCAAGTTGTCAGCAACCTTCTAGTCTTGTATTAATTTGTTCATTAGTGTATACCTCTGTTTTGACCTGAATTGTGTTGGAGTCCGAGGAAAATATCTACATTGTGGACATTAACCTTGTCAAGAATGTCAATGCCATTCCTTTTCTTAACTCTGCAATTTCATATGATGAGACTTGCACTATAACTTTACCAAAAAGGATGTATAAAGCCATcaacttttctttttccttttccatcAAAAATCAATCTGACTGATGTTGTATATGTTGCTGCTTGATGAGACAAATGGGTCAGACTCTACAGGATCAACCAGCctatgggacttgtgatcagttCTATAATTTTATCAGCTTTCTAGATGAGTTTACGTATAATTTAATCTTTATATATGGACCATGTGAATTTTCATTTTTTGGACTTTCTTTGGAAATTTGATTGTGTTCAAATATATCTACATTGAAGTTGCATGAAAGCGACATAATTTGTCTGTTTACTAGGGTAATTTCACCTTACTccagattttatatgattttgcAGATACTGGATACAAATCCCCAGCTATATTTCCATCTACAACAACAGAGATTGATTGAGCTGATTCGCATTGGGAAAGTAGAGGAGGCTTTGGAGTTTGCTCAGGAAGAACTTGCACCAAGGGGCGAGGAAAATGTAATTCTCTTTTCAAATTTTGTTATGCAGGTTTATTATGATCCACAGCACGTGAAGTCTTCTGACTGGCCtcgttctttttgttttttttggtttGGGGCGGGGTGGGGGGAGATGTATTTTAGTTTTTGTTTGAGGGgggtgtatttttattttattttgtttttgttgtcgCACTTTCCATTTCAGAAACATCACATAGTgaattctcattttttttccGACTAGCTGCATGGTCTTTTCTTTTTACATGATTGTAGTGGAAAAATCATATAACAGTTGCACTGCACAATAGACCAGGATGGTGAGAAATTGAAGCTACATAGACATGTTGTCAAGATAGTAATCTTTTGTTCCATGTTTATGAAATGGAAATTTTGGATTTTGCAGCAAAGTTTTTTGGAGGAGCTGGAGAGGACGGTAGCACTTTTGGCATTCGAAGATGTAAAGAATTGCCCTTATGGTGAGCTTTTAGATGTGTCGCAACGCTTGAAAACCGCGAGCGAGGTGAATGCTGCCATACTTACAAGCCAAAGTCATGAAAAAGGTTGCTGATATTTTCTATCATTTTCCAGTTCTTCCTAAGTGCTATTTTTAGATGTACCAAGGGTTGGAAGGGAATGCACATTATGATTTTCTTGGGTAGCATAATAGTAACAAGTATTATATTTCTGAAAACCTATGATAGAACATGCCTCCAAGCTATGCAATTTGAAGAACATGAGAGACGTACCTATTCTAATTGAAGCACCTGTACATAATCTTGTTACAATCTTGCTGTACCAACTTCCTTCTCCAAGTCATGACCATGGACTGTATGCGAGGTGCCTTTTTTAGGAAGGTGTGGGGTGGAATCAGCACTATACAGTTTTTTATGGCATATTGGGGTCAAATAATAGTATTATTGAAAACCTTATGGAAGCCAGTCCACCAAAGTATATGCATTTTGAAGAACAGTTTTAGTAACACTTGTTTGAATTGGACTGTGCCTGGTCATGGACTTGTTTATCAACTATTGGCTATTTTGCAGACCCAAAACTTCCAAGCTTGCTGAAGATGCTGATATGGGCTCAAAACCAGTTGGATGAGAAGGCTGCTTATCCACGAATCAACAACTTATCCACAGCTGTGCTCGAAGACCCAGCCATTTGAATATATAGAAATTTCTTTGTTTGTAACTAGGTCAATTTCTGTGTTATTGTGTATCAtgcatcaagatgatgcttgggCATCATGTGAATAGCTTCATACAGACCTAGTCTGCTGCTTTCTAGAATTTAGCTTCTGCAGAATGTTTGATTGAATACAGACTTTGTTAAATTCTTACAGGCACATATTGTGAGCTAGTTTTTCTTTCCTATCATGCAGAGGCTTTCGTATTATGTGGTGCATACTGATTTTGCCCATCATGGTGCCTGTTTGAAAGCAATTGCAATATGAGAAATTTGAGGAGAGTGTTTTGAGCTTCCGATTGTTTTGGTTGTGGATGCTTCCTCATCAGTGCTTCGGGATAAGGTACAGATAATCATTAGTTCTGGTAGTTGCAATAGTTGGATATGTTTAGAAAAATCTGATCCTGGATCTGCCGCCTCAGATTCGTTCGGGCCAACATCACACTGGAACATGAGGCTTCTTGGTTTTATGGTGCCCTTTCTCAGCCGTCTCTGTCCGTGGCCTTCCGGCTATGGGCTGGGGATAGAAGTGGACTACTGTACGAGGGATTTTTAAGGAGTCTTGCATCTCAATCATTTGTGCAGGCTGGAAGGAAATCACTTAATAATGGGGACTTTTATGAAAGTCATTTGAAGCTACAAGGAAGATGACACAACCATTGACAAAGGTCCATCTCTCAACATATACAACGCGATGACATGCAAGGATCATTTCCAAGGGGAAATAGCAGGGCTCGAGTGCTGCAGCTGCGCTAGTTAGCAAGAACGCTTGCTAATGTTTTAAGTATCAAATGGCGGAACACCTCGAATCACAATGAAAGTTACGTCGGGCCGCCAATATTGGCAGTTGGCTTCAAATGTAATTATATctctcattctatttttcttttacatCTAAAGCagttaccccaaaaaaaaaaaaaaaaaaaaaaaagaacttttaCATATGCGGAATTGTATGTCTCTCATTCTACTTTTTGTGTGGCAACAAATAATAGCCATCTCgagcaaaataataataataataattttatcatcctTCTGGGTATTGACACGTAAATAATTTTAAACCTGATCAATCCAGTAAGAACCAGATCTAATTTCGTTGTTGGTCTGGGATCCAACCCATTTCAAACACCACCCTCCCTCCCGCCTCCCAACACCACGCTCGACCATGAAGCCAacctcctcccgcctcctccaCGTTACCAAAAGCCTCTCGTCCTCCGCCACCGCCGCCATCCATCCACCCAAACCCCCTCCCTCCTTCTCCGCCGCTGACCCTCTCCCCCGCCTCCTCCGCGAGCGCCGCTTCGAGGAGGCTGCTGACCTGCTCTGCCGCCAGCGCCGCCTCCCTGACGCCCTCCGCCTCCTCGACCTCCTCGAGTCCTCCGCCTCCCCCCCGCCCGTCTCCCTCCACCCCTCCCTCCTCCGCCTCTCTCTGGACCTCCGCTCCCCCGCCGCCGCCCTCCGCGTCCACAACCACGCGGCCACCGCCGGCCTCTCTCCCTTCCCCGCTCTCCTCTCCAACCGCCTCATCCACCTCCTCGCCAAATCTGGCGCCCTCCCAGATGCCCGCCGCGTGTTCGACGCCATGCCCGACCGGGACCTCTGCTCCTGGAACACCCTCATTGCCGGCTACTCCGCCGCCGGCGACCTCGCCGAGGCCCGGCGCCTCTTCGACCGGATGCCCGACCGGGACCACTTCTCTTGGAGCACCATCATCTCCGGCCATGTCCGCCACGGCGGCTCCCAGGAGGCCCTCGACCTCTACCGGCAGATGCAGAACAAAAGAGGCGATGGGCGTTTGGATTTCGGCAACAAGTTCACGGCTTCCAGCGCCCTCGCTGCTGCCACTGCCGTCCCCTGCCTCCGGCACGGAAAGGAGATCCACTGCCACATAATTCGCATGGGTTTCGACTCCGATGCCGTGGTGTGGAGTGCCCTCTCCGATATGTATGCTAAATGTGGGAGTATCGATGATGCCCGGCACGTGTTTGATAGTGCTTCGGACAGGGACGTCGTTTCTTGGACTGCGATGATCGGGAGATACTTTGATGGGGGGCGGAGGAAGGAGGGGTTCGAGCTCTTCTCCGATATGTTGAGAGCTGGTGTGAGGCCAAATGAATTCACCTTTGCTGGGGTGTTGGATGCTTGCTCGGAGCTGGCCATGGAGGGGGTCGGAAGGCACGTGCACGGCCACATGATCAGAATTGGGTACGACCCATTCTCCTTCGCAGCCAGTGCACTGGTCCACATGTACTCGAAGTGCGGGAACATCGACAAGGCCAGAAATGTGTTCCAGGGGATGTGGAAGCCAGACTTGGTCTCCTGGACTTCAATGATTTCAGGGTATGCTCAGAATTGCCAGCCCGAGGAGGCGATCAGGTACTTCGATCTGTTGCtgcagtcggggacgaagccggATCACATAACGTTTGTCGGAGTCCTCTCTGCTTGCACTCATGCCGGATTCGTCGATAAGGGCCTCAAAATCTTTCATTCGATAAAAGAAGAGCATGGGATTCAGCACACTCCTGATCACTATGCTTGTGTGGTCGACCTCCTTGGTCGGGCTGGCCGGTTCCAGGAAGCAGAGGAGATCATCGACAAAATGCCAATGAAGCCTGACAAGTTCTTGTGGGCTTCCCTGCTTGGTGGTTGCAGGATCCACAAGAACCTCAGCTTGGCGAAACGGGCGGCAGAAGCTTTGTTTGAAATAGAACCAGAGAATGCAGCGACCTATGTGACATTGGCTAATATTTATGCCTCTTGTGGCTTGTGGGACGAGGTGGAGAAGATCAGAAAGACAATGGACAACAGAAGGGTGGTGAAGAAGCCGGGCTCTAGTTGGATTGAAGTCAAGAGACGAGTCCATGTGTTCTTGGTAGGAGACAAATCACACCCGCAAGCAAAAGAGATATATGCAAGGCTGGATAAACTTTATACGAGAATGAAGGAAGAAGGGTATGTACCAGACACAAATTTTGTGCTACATGATGTGGAAGATGAGCAGAAGGTAGAGAATTTGGCGTACCACAGTGAGAGGCTTGCAGTTGCTTTTGGGATCATAGCTACTCCACCAGGTACACCTATCAAGGTTTTCAAGAACCTACGTATATGTGGGGACTGCCACACAGCTATCAAGTTCATCTCAAGGATTGCTGAGAGAGTGATCATCATGAGGGATTCCAACAGATTCCATCACTTCAAGGATGGGAGCTGTTCCTGTGGAGATTATTGGTGATTTTATCTTGACACTTTTGGTGGAGTGCGCGAAGTGGTCGTTCTTCATCTAGAGTAGCAATTAAGCGGATCTAAAATGGTGACTGGATATCTTTCATGTTTATTCCTTGGAAGAGGTGGAAGAATCGCATAACTGGTGTGGAATTTGGTGACTTGATCAGcggttatcttaaaaaaaaaaaaaatcctattcgGGAGTCATTCTCTCCAATTCATGGTGCTGGGTGT is part of the Elaeis guineensis isolate ETL-2024a chromosome 15, EG11, whole genome shotgun sequence genome and harbors:
- the LOC105058659 gene encoding protein GID8 homolog; protein product: MSLSWIFLGQLDSIETMSTSKKVITRGEWERKLKDVKIRKEDMNKLVMNFLVTEGYVEAAEKFRIESGTEPDIDLATITDRMAVKKAVQSGNVKDAIEKVNDLNPMILDTNPQLYFHLQQQRLIELIRIGKVEEALEFAQEELAPRGEENQSFLEELERTVALLAFEDVKNCPYGELLDVSQRLKTASEVNAAILTSQSHEKDPKLPSLLKMLIWAQNQLDEKAAYPRINNLSTAVLEDPAI
- the LOC105058660 gene encoding pentatricopeptide repeat-containing protein At4g37170, with protein sequence MKPTSSRLLHVTKSLSSSATAAIHPPKPPPSFSAADPLPRLLRERRFEEAADLLCRQRRLPDALRLLDLLESSASPPPVSLHPSLLRLSLDLRSPAAALRVHNHAATAGLSPFPALLSNRLIHLLAKSGALPDARRVFDAMPDRDLCSWNTLIAGYSAAGDLAEARRLFDRMPDRDHFSWSTIISGHVRHGGSQEALDLYRQMQNKRGDGRLDFGNKFTASSALAAATAVPCLRHGKEIHCHIIRMGFDSDAVVWSALSDMYAKCGSIDDARHVFDSASDRDVVSWTAMIGRYFDGGRRKEGFELFSDMLRAGVRPNEFTFAGVLDACSELAMEGVGRHVHGHMIRIGYDPFSFAASALVHMYSKCGNIDKARNVFQGMWKPDLVSWTSMISGYAQNCQPEEAIRYFDLLLQSGTKPDHITFVGVLSACTHAGFVDKGLKIFHSIKEEHGIQHTPDHYACVVDLLGRAGRFQEAEEIIDKMPMKPDKFLWASLLGGCRIHKNLSLAKRAAEALFEIEPENAATYVTLANIYASCGLWDEVEKIRKTMDNRRVVKKPGSSWIEVKRRVHVFLVGDKSHPQAKEIYARLDKLYTRMKEEGYVPDTNFVLHDVEDEQKVENLAYHSERLAVAFGIIATPPGTPIKVFKNLRICGDCHTAIKFISRIAERVIIMRDSNRFHHFKDGSCSCGDYW